In Choloepus didactylus isolate mChoDid1 chromosome 18, mChoDid1.pri, whole genome shotgun sequence, the genomic stretch ACCTAGGAAgagaatataaatacaaaatcctaaagaatccacaaaaaaccagtagagctaataaattcagcagttACAGTGATATaacatcaacacacaaaaatcagttgtatttctatacactagcaaaaaaaaaaaaaaacagaaaatgattatgaaaacaattccatttacaatagcatcctgtgatggttaagttcacgtgtcaacttgatGGTTATGgagtccagttgtctggtcaagcaaaaaCCAGCCTGATTATTACTATGAGGATAtttcgtggatttaaatcattggtAAGTTGATTCCGTCTATGGATGAATACATCTATAACCAACTGAAGAGAATGTCTTCAACAATGAGTGAAGTCTCACCTGATCAGCTATAggccttaaaaggaaaagtgaagatTTTAATAGtcagaagaatttccatctctactaaagccagccagcttttcctggggaattcatcaaaaacctgaATTGGAGTTCTCAACTTGCAGCTTGGCCTTGCCCTGCGGAATTTGAACTTGCCCATCCctacagtcacatgagacaattttcattaaaatatcataatacttacattgtgtgtgtgtgtgtgtgtatctcctgtcaattctgtttccccagagaacactgactaatacagaataaaaaataataaactattatATTAAGGAAgacagagctaaaatcaaagacctaactgtacatctggaagaactagaaaaagagcatcaaactaatcccaaagcaagcaaaagaaaagaaataacaaagatcagagcagaaataaataaaacagacaacaaccaaaaaaaaaaaaaaaaaaaaaaaagaatcaacaaaaccaaaagttggttctttgagaagatcaataaaattgacaaacccttagatagactgatgaagaaaaaaagagaaaagatgcatataaataaaatcaggaatgagagggaggacgctactactgactccacagaaatgaCAAAGagcataagaggatactatgcacaactgtataccaaccaattagacaacttagatgaaatggacaaattcctagaaacacatgaatagcCTATATTGACTCTagtagaaatagaagacttcaacaaaccaatcacaagtaaagagattgaatcagtcatcataaaactacaaacaaagaaaagcccaggactagatggcttcacaggtgaattctatcaatcattcTAAGAATTAATAtcagtcctgctcaaacttttccaaaaaacttgaagaggaacGCTACGTAACTCACTCCACAAGGCCAACACCACCTTAATATCAAAGCCATAAATATTCTATcagaaaagaatattatagaacaatctctctaatgaatatagatgcaaaaatcctcaacaaaatactcgcaaatcaaatccaacagcacattaaaagaattatacaccatgaacaagtgggttttattccaagtatgcaagggtggttcaacacaagaaaataaattaatttaatacactacattaacaaatcaaaggggaaaaaacccacatgatcatctcgactgacgcagaaaaggcatttgacaaaatccagcatcatttcttgacaAAACCTATCTTTAGCGTTTGGTGCCTCAGAAATCAACTGTGATAAATATgctaaaagaggaaaagggaactGGTATAGGATAGGGAAGAATAATGGAAGATAGTTTTTCACATCTAGAAATAATATCAAATGATCAAATGTTACTTGTAGGTTGGCTGAATACACGATATGAAAGGATGCCCAATTTCATTCATAACTGAAGCAATAAACATCAAAATAACAAAACGATAGCATTTCCTACACAAAAGCCTGGCAAACATATCCATATTGTCAAGATGAAAAATAGGCATTCTCATACACTGCTAGTAGGAGTGAAAATTGGTATAAAACCTTTTGAAGAACAATCTGTAATGTCTATCAAAACAAAAGATGCTCAAACCCTCTATTATTACAATTTCATTACTGAGAATTTACCCCATAAACATACTCACAAATGTACTCTGAGATATATGTGTAAAGATTATCACCAAAGCATTGTCAACAATagcatttaaattcaattttaggGGATTGGTTAAATTAAGGTACCTtctcaaaatgaaataatatgtaaCTGAAAAAAGATATCTGTCTGTTTGCTGTGATACAGAAAGATATACAAAATACTTCAAGCCAAAATGGAAGGTGCAGAACAATATCATAGCATAACCCAATTAAGAAACGTTAAAAAAGGAGAGATGCTAtactatacacaaaaatttttCTCAAGAAACTATTAATAGTAGCCAGCTCTGGGGAGAGGCAGTTGGAAGCAGTAGCagaagtgaagtttttatttttcattttatatctttctaTACAATTTATTTGGTAGTTTAAGATGTTCTGCCATTAGTGGAACTTCTTTTTAGATTGTCTGAATTTCTTATTCTGTGCATAAACTACTTAAATATATCCACATCTGTATCATAGATAAAATACTTATCAATATAGATAAATTGAAAGGCAGGAAAGGAACAAATTTTCTGAATGGCTTTTACTTCAACTTATGTCACGGTACTATGTCACGtactatttatttacttattccaCTCCTACTAGCAGTGTATGAGAATGCCTATTACTTATCTACATGAATGTTTACCACATACTCAGTTAACAACATTTCAGTAGTTTGACCCATACCTTTGAGTGTTCTGAAAGGAAGTCTGGAAGGAGATAAACTTGTGCCAAAAGTTCTGTGTAATCATGACAAcgaaaataataaatatgggaaagaatattttcaaGAGTGAAGTCCTCCAAAGCTTTTTGGTGCtctgaaatcaataacaaaacagtcttaaaataATTAGTTTTAACTGTTTGGTATGTTGATGCTTGTAGGAAAATAGTATCTTCAATAGTAAAATTCTACAAAAAGCTCTTTAattgaaagagaataaaattgtaGCAAAATTACTATAAACCATCATTTCATAATCCCTAaccttttatttttgccttttgcaCTGTTTTCCTTGCATCTTGGGCTATATGGAAATTgcttatacacacatacactacAATTTTAATGCCTGCCTTTTTATATTTCCAGGTATTGACTTCCATTGAACAAAAGTAATATAAGGGATGATTCTctagtttgtttttttatagAACTACAAattaatagctagaaggaaaactgttcaaataaaacatttttcttttaaatgctgtGGTATAACTTGGTATTTAAGTAGAAACAATGATCTAAAATAAAACTTGCTtcttaatggattaaaaaattaaccagcttatttttatatatatttcagagagaaaccaattaaaaattattgcattttaaaatatacttaagttttagcatttaaaaaaattaatttcagaataGAAGACATAAACTTTtgcaaatattcactgaaaatagtGAAATTTATGCCAAAAAATAATAGCCTAATCATTTAACCATTAAAAACTCTATCTCTCAGTGCTATTCCCACCCTATCCACAGTAAAATTTTCAGACACTATTAGAAATACACATTGTGACATGGGTAGCTTTAGAAGGAAACAACTCCTGAAATCAGCTTTCAGGACATATACCAGTCATCTTAAATGGGATGACTAGTACCCACCCAACCTCATGAAAATAAACATATGCAGTTGATAACACTTATTGAAAGGGAATATAAGCATCTTATGAAAAGaactcatgtttttaaaaaatttctaaagaaataaaatattttctgtacaTACTGAAACTAACAGTTAAACCAAAAGCCATTTAACTTTATAAGTAACTGAAAGGACAAGAACTTGAATACAAATTACTTTTATTATGCTGCAAAAACATATATAATTTGCTAACTTACCCTCTCCCATGTGTGTTCCTGCTATAAGATGAAGGTGCTGAATGCAAGCAGTAGCAAGGTCTACCACTCTATCAACCATAAAACTTCCCTCTGTATCAATAAAAACTGCTTCACCTGCCACTCCTCCAAAACATTCTGGTATCTGTACATCTACTGCCAATTGCATACTGTCAAGAGAAAGAAGTCAAATGATCAAATCATTATCATAATCATCTAAGGGAAGTATTTTTCAAACTCCAAATCATGACTGGTTAGGAACcactaaatgttttataaattcaaATACACCTTtggtattaaaaaagaaaaaaaggaactcCTGTTTATAACTcatttctaaagaattgggaaagatacagaaaatcatcatttcattaatttagaatgaatttaaaaagtcaaaaaataaacaaacccatAAGAGTGCAttataaggaaaaataagaaagtgGTTTTCAAAAATGTCAGAAATAGTTGTTAACTTTGGGGGGTAGGCAGAGGGTTATGATTGGGCACAGTTCATGAGGGGCTTTTGAGGATGTCATAAAATCTTTCCTGAGGTGGGCTGTGTTACACGGGTGTTTGCGTTACAGTTCTTCACTAAACTGTCCACGTTTTATGTACTTTCTTTCTAGCATATACATTTTAcaacttaaaaaaagagaaaaaatattagtATACACTAGGAACTACTGAGAGAAATTAAGATGATCTGAAAAATCTTGTTAATCTCTTAAGAAATCATGAATGATGGCATAAATTCCACGCTGAAAGAATGTTGATTAAAGTTCATTCGTGATAGCTGATAGGGCATAGCATTTCAGGTGTTCTTCAACTTTCAGTAAATTAGTAATTCCCCACAATTCACACTGACAACCTAAATCAATTTTTccaaaaccaaattaaaattttgtcttcaaacacagctaaaaatatttttaagctatTATATAGTGGAGATGCCTGCCTGCCTGGCCAGCCAGTCACTACAGCTGGATAAATGGAATGGCTATCCCTGAGAAGTGTTAAGTGTGAACTGtgcaaggagaggaaagagaagaggtaCTATTTTGTAGGTAGGTACTTTTTAGTTCTATCTTGCCACATGGAAGCATCTATATGCCTCCTGCAATCCCTGCTAAAGAGATGCTGATAAGGCCTCGGCCCTGAAGGGGATCTAGTTTGATCTCTTACAAAGGACAGCTGTCTAGGATGGCTGTCACCCAGATAGGCTCAgcccttctcttccatttttgtaTTCCTCATTCTCTAAGGAAGTAGGCAATGGAAAGCAGCCAGTGATGtgatgaggaaagaaaaagagagcccatcctaaagcaaaaaagaaacactttttCCCCTCAACCCTTGCTTCAAGTATCTTAAGGGGTTTGGACTAGAAGATTTAAGGTTTGCTGACTAACTGAATAAGAAACCCAGACCCTGAAAACAGGTCAAGTGTTACAGTCCACAGAAAAAGGGGTGATTTGACTTCACTTCCCTACTTCCCAAAGCAACAGGGAGATGGCTGACTCTAGATGGCACTAGATATTATATGAATCAATTGTTGCCTGCATTAGGGGGAAGCCATGACTATAAGACCACGATTAAGCACTTTTTAATGGTTTTTAGGCCTCTGGGAATGGAACCCTCTCTTTTAATATGTAAATCTACTTTTAGACatttcactttcaaatatattttcaggaATGAATTATGTAATAAAGCAGAAGACTTTATGCTAATGACCACACAATAAGATTGTAAGAGAAACTTTTTtgatatcaaaataattttatctatTGATCAAGAAGGGGTACTGAAATAATGGGCCAATGGGAAACTGAGCTTTGTTtgacatatatacacacaaaatagAGAGAACATACATGCCTTTTTTGGTCTCCTGACTGCAGACCCACAGACAATACTCTATTACTAACATAAAATGTTATTAAGCCCACCCTTAAGAGaggaacattttattttaccataATTGTGTTTTTCCAATACCAGGTGTACCacagatttctgttgttttggttaAGGGTACTCCACCCCCAAGAATATTATCTAGTGCTGAACAGAAGGTAATTATGAAGCCCTGGGTATGCTCCTGCTCAAGAAGTTCCAGTGCTGTACACTTCTTGCCTGACTCAGATGTACCAGCATGTCTTGGTATATTTAAGAGACATTCCCGTCTTATAATCTGTAGAGTTTCTAAGGCTTCCTCTTTAGATATCCCAGCTTCTGAAagtaacataagaaaaaaaaattattttagatttaaaaCAGTCTAGCACTCTGATGGGTTATCTTTACCAATATTAATTTTTAGGTAATGAGAGATGTCAAGAGTAGAGAAACATAGAAATGTAACAttcctttaactattttttaagttaataaatgcaTTTGTCTGCTTTCTTAGTCTTTACTTACTTAAAAGATTTATCTATTATCTCAGATTAAGAATTCACCAAAGCAGTCCTGAGTACTTACAAGAAAGTatctcaagaagcagaaataaaaatataatagcagTACTTGTACTCTTCCTTTTGGTCCTATGAAGCCATAATTATCTTGCTCTCATACTGTACAAAATTTAGTTgttagaagagaatgaaaatggcTTCTTTAACCTAAAACAAGGTACAACTTTAAGATGTTAAGTATTTGTGCATGCATGCATTATTCATAATCAAATCTTTTCATGGAAACGCTGTGTGAAAAATTCCCATTCTCTCTCCAATTGTTTAATGAGAACAATTATTCtacatacaaatacataaaatgcacTTAAGCTTCTTCAATTAGACAATTTCATTCCTATCTGACAATAAGTgcctgagaagaaaaaaaatggcaataaCAAAATAAGCTGCTAGGGAAAGAAATAATGGTGAGGGTGATATCATGTATTAGTTTGAAAAGTATCCTTGATTTGATAAGGATATGGACTATGAATTCGATGCTTACAAAAGACAATGACGGCAATATGCATGAAAAGCGTATGTAATTCAAGAGCCTGGGCACTGGAGTCAGATTACTTGTGTTTGTAATTTCTGGCTGCACTtactgtgtgactctgggcaagttacttaacttctgagcctcagatttttttctcctttattataaAATGGTACTGAGATAATGCTACTAAAAAAGCTTGGAAGAATGTCCACGACATCCAAAATGATCAATAACTGTCAGCTACTGTTATTATGCGgtgtctctcatttctttttttgaaaaccaACTTGTTGAAAGAACAAGAGCCCATCAAACTTTGGAGGGACACAGTCTGTCGGTTTAAGACTTAAAAAGGATTAACGTTTAAGATTCTTGACTTGAAACCTCCTTATCTTCCATTCTTAAGGGCaatgacttaaaattttttttctatcttcttcactGAAGAAGACACCGGACATTCCGTAGTGTCCAGCTAGACTGCCAGCTGCGAACTTCACAGTTGTTTCCACCAACATATAACATATAGTGTTCTAGAACTAATATgaagtttttgtgtgtgtgtgtgttttagtgaATTATATAAGAGCTGTGTCTTCTTTCTACTGCTTTCAACAGGTTAAAAACAGCATCCCTTTCTCACTCTTCAGAGTCTCTAGTCCTACCACGAATCCTGTATATCTCAAACGGAATCCCCACCCCCTTGGATCTTGAGAATGAGAAAATCAGACAGCTTGCCTGGGTTCCAATCCTGGCTCCACTGTTTCCTAGCCCAGTTATTAAGAACAGATTACTTAACCTCCGCAAACATCAGTTCCCTCATCTATATATTCGGCTTAACAATCCACTAAAGAATGTAATAAGCATAAATGCGCTCATCCTCAGAGAATGCAGCAGGCACTGTCACACAGAAAAGAATTTATAAGTGTTTTCACGATCACAGTCCTTCTGACTATTCAGATAATTTTAAAACAGAGTCAAGGAGCCGTTTCACGTTTCAAACGCAGCAGAATCCGGCGGACAAGGCTGAAACCTGAAAGCGGCAGACGGCAGCGCCGACGGCGGCCAGTATGACTCGCGGCCATCGGGAGTCGTTACCTTTGCTGAGCTCGGAAGGTTTCACCTCCAGGAGTTCCTCGGCGGTTTGGAAACCCGCAGAGACTAGTTTTACCCTCACCGCTGAGGACAGCGGGAAACTCCCCAATTCACGCTGCATCTCAAAGCGGAACACTCGTTCGCACTCCCAGGCTGCCGAACTCTACGCGTTAGCGCCCGGCCAGCGCCGTATGACGTCAGACGTGAACCGGAAGGGGCAAGGCCTGACCGCACGCGGCCTTGTGTTTTGTTGCTCCGCTATTGTTTGCTAAATATTCACCCGAGCACCGTTTCCGTCGTGAATCCGTACACTGCCCTTTAGGGTACCCCTATCAGACATACATTCTGACAGTAAGGAAATAGATGGAGACCATAGAACGGAAAGTTAGGCACTGTGGATCCTACACACTACATTTTCTCACCTCTGCACTGGTCTGTTGGGTGGAAGCTCCTGGGTTGTTAATGAAAATAACTCCCCCAGTTGTGATAATGCGCGCACACTAGCCAGTtagcagtttttgtttgtttttgtttttgttttggtgtaTAAAGACCAGGAAACAATTACGTAAGGCTGAAACTGCGTTCACATTATAGGGTTGCAGTCTCTCAGCTCTTCTCGCCCGCCGTTCCTCTCGCCTGCCGTCCTCCTTTCCCGCCCTCGCGAGGGATTGTGGGCCAGTTCTCAACGGTTACCAACAACCGCTATGCTGTAGATCCCTGCGCCCATGCACGCAGCTTCACGATTTGAGTCTGAAGGTGAAGGTATCTCGGACAGTTAGTTGTTCGCGGACTGCCTAGCTTAAGAAGTAGCTGGAAAAGTAAGCAAGTAAAGCCCCCTTTAGTGAGCTGGGCCTGGGCGCCACCCGTCCTGAAGGGAGTAGTTGGGATATGCAAAGCCCATGTTCTGGTACAGAGTTGGGAAGGGGCATGTTCGAGCGTGGAGGGTGACCACTTCTAAGGTAGAGAATTTTGAGGGGAATTTGGAAGGCGGTTTAAAAGGTGACTTACGATCTTCCCTTCCGTGGGTTAGGTTAGGAGAGTGTGATTTATTTACTGGTGGCAGGGAACTCATTCCCTAGGTATTGGCGGCcttgatttttcttcttagcaCATAGGAACTCCCcaaatattgccaaccaagaacctTTGGGTTCATAAGGTTTAAGGTGCACTTTGGCAAATCCCACACCTTTTAAACGCTGACTTCCATGCCAGGAAGATAAAGATATGAAAGCTCAGCACAGTTTTCTTGACAAAATGCAAATCTAGTACTCTTTTTACTTACCTGAGTTAACCTTTTAAAATTGTGAGCCCCtcctggggggggggcggggatgCAAGAAGTGTTTGTACTCCATCTGATAGGGCAGGGAACGTCTGTCGTACTGGTCAAAGTATGGCTTGTTTGCCATGCAGTATACTGCTTAACTTCTTATATGGTCTACATCTGGGCACTCAAAGGGTGTTACATAAATCTTGTCCACAGAGAGAACTCATGCTTGTGCTCATAAAGCCACCAGGGCCGTGGGTGAAGAAAAAGATGGTATTATCACATTAAGGGATAGCTCTTCAGTTACTTTGGTCAAACTCCATGAATCGGGTGATACTTAGAATTTTCTTTCGTTGACAATGGAGAATTAAAAACCTAGCCAACTCTCTCTGTAGCTATATGTTTGagtatttttaatatcttattCTGACGTTTTCACCATCATTCTTAAATTTCTCCAGTGCAGCTTGCTCTATAGTTGTGTTTTTCAAACAGGAATCCAGGAAATAAGATTTATGAAGCCAGGCACCAGAACTAAGCGAAGCTATGGGACAAACCTTGCTGTAGTGTCAGTTTTACTCAAATAATTTTTAGGGAGGGAAGAGTTGAATAACTTATAAgtcatttaaatgttttctattaAACAAGCATTAATATATTGTAGagtaaaatgcaaatatgaaaataaatgttaagaCTTGAAGGACAGGTCAGGCTTAAATTATATGCTTCAAGAgtctccctaccccacccctccaatattttttcattttattttccagtgcAATTTGGAGTTCCCTGATGAAAAAGTTAGAGGCACTGCTATGGGCAAATGAGCGTGGGCTTTGCAATCATACAAATAAGAGTTTATATCCCATCTCTGGAAGTTATCAACTGTGTGACTTTTGGCAAGttactcagtttcctcacctgcaaataGGAGATAAAGGCATTTCATAGGTTGTTGGGaaaattaaattaacaaatgtAAAGTACTTGGCGCAGGAAAGGTTGATAAAAAATCTTGGTTTCTTTCTCcgttttaaaatacttaaatgtGTATTCAAGTGGACAGCTCTTTATTGAACATCTAGCTCAGCAGAGTGGTAATTCTGTGAGATAGTAAAAAGTGCCTACAATTGTAAAGTGTCAAAGTAgagtgcttttattttaatttttattttgttttgctttatcatTATAATCCTGTGAACAGGTACAGTGGTCCCCATTTAAGATCAACACATTGAAGACTGGATCATTGAAGCAAAAGTAAGTATTTAAGTGCCAGTTATGTGCCAGATAATAGGGTGAACAAGACAGTGTTTCTGCCCTCATAGAGCCTATTATATCAGGATCATTCATTATCAAGCATTTTTGACTTGCACTGCCTATCAAGATATAATACTAAGGGTAGGAAAGAACTATTGCTGTCAATGTCTACAGTTAAtctaagtattaaaaaaaaatgagacattttCATGCTGCCTGGACTGTAGGAAAGGgctaatatgaatatttttattatagctggagaaaagtttattttcagtcttttagtCTAAAAACTTTGAACTTTAAAACGTGACTCTGCATGTTCAAATGGACTTGGAAATAGGAGAGAGAAGTTAGTGCTATTTGGACTGAGAACAACCTGTGACCTAAAGCTTAGCTTTAGAAGTATTTATGATAAAGCTTTTTTTTAAGACTTCAGAATATATTTGAAGTAGCAGTGTCAGTTGCACAAGGCATTGTACATAGTAGGAGTTCACTATATATTTGTTGTCCACAAACTCCTTGAAACACTCTGCTCACTTAACTTCTATGATACCGCACTCCTGATTTCTTTCCTACCCATCtggcttttctgtctcctttGCAAACTTATCCTCAACAACCTGGGAATGAAATGTTAAGAGTTCTTTTAAGTTCCCATACTGGGCCTTTTGCTCACTCTTGCATTCTCTCTTACTCTTCTGTCTGATACACATCCACAGCTTCGGAGATGATATATATAGTGACTCTCCAATTTACATTCCAACCCTGACCTATTCTTTGACTGCCAGACACAAATATCTAATTGCTTACTGGAAAATTCAAAGTGTCCTCAAACTCAGCCTATTTTAAACCTAACTCATTATCTTCACCCCATTTTCAAAACCTTATCCTTTTCCTGTATTCCCTTCTTACCATGTGAAAGGCACAGGTATCCTTCCATGTGAACAAACCAGAAATCTAGGAATCATCCTTTACACCTCCTTCTCTTTTACTGCCCATGTTCAGTGTATCCACAAATCCTGTCAGTTTTATCTCTTGAAATATCTTGattatgtcttttttctttggtCAAGTTCTCATTATTTCTCCTGTCTCTACTTCAAAGCATTTTAGCAGttctctctccattttctcttcccCTCACCTCTAGTCCATTCGCTCATGCTGCAGCCACAGTGATGtttctaaaaaaaattcagtcaCTCCCTATTTTGCTTCTTAAGATAAAGACCAAATTTCTAATAAAACTTAGAAAAGCCTTGAATGTTCTGTCTGTTTATCTTTCTGGCTTCATccctgccctctctcccccttGCTCCCTATGCTCCAGCCGCTCTGGCCTTTTCTTAATTCTTGT encodes the following:
- the RAD51C gene encoding DNA repair protein RAD51 homolog 3 isoform X3 gives rise to the protein MQRELGSFPLSSAVRVKLVSAGFQTAEELLEVKPSELSKEAGISKEEALETLQIIRRECLLNIPRHAGTSESGKKCTALELLEQEHTQGFIITFCSALDNILGGGVPLTKTTEICGTPGIGKTQLCMQLAVDVQIPECFGGVAGEAVFIDTEGSFMVDRVVDLATACIQHLHLIAGTHMGEEHQKALEDFTLENILSHIYYFRCHDYTELLAQVYLLPDFLSEHSKVRLVIVDGIAFPFRHDLDDLSLRTRLLNGLAQQMISLANNHRLAVILTNQMTTKFDRNQASLVPALGWQHCINHQAKRNPQYCFKSQSVLFEYSGILVLVGSNI
- the RAD51C gene encoding DNA repair protein RAD51 homolog 3 isoform X1, with product MQRELGSFPLSSAVRVKLVSAGFQTAEELLEVKPSELSKEAGISKEEALETLQIIRRECLLNIPRHAGTSESGKKCTALELLEQEHTQGFIITFCSALDNILGGGVPLTKTTEICGTPGIGKTQLCMQLAVDVQIPECFGGVAGEAVFIDTEGSFMVDRVVDLATACIQHLHLIAGTHMGEEHQKALEDFTLENILSHIYYFRCHDYTELLAQVYLLPDFLSEHSKVRLVIVDGIAFPFRHDLDDLSLRTRLLNGLAQQMISLANNHRLAVILTNQMTTKFDRNQASLVPALGESWGHAATIRLIFHWDRKQRLATLYKSPSQKESTVLFQITSQGFRDAVVATACSLPVEASLSSRKRSRKSEEEQ
- the RAD51C gene encoding DNA repair protein RAD51 homolog 3 isoform X4; the encoded protein is MQRELGSFPLSSAVRVKLVSAGFQTAEELLEVKPSELSKEAGISKEEALETLQIIRRECLLNIPRHAGTSESGKKCTALELLEQEHTQGFIITFCSALDNILGGGVPLTKTTEICGTPGIGKTQLCMQLAVDVQIPECFGGVAGEAVFIDTEGSFMVDRVVDLATACIQHLHLIAGTHMGEEHQKALEDFTLENILSHIYYFRCHDYTELLAQVYLLPDFLSEHSKVRLVIVDGIAFPFRHDLDDLSLRTRLLNGLAQQMISLANNHRLAVILTNQMTTKFDRNQASLVPALGWQHCINHQAKRNPQYCFKSHLRDLEMLLLLLHVHCQ
- the RAD51C gene encoding DNA repair protein RAD51 homolog 3 isoform X2 produces the protein MQRELGSFPLSSAVRVKLVSAGFQTAEELLEVKPSELSKEAGISKEEALETLQIIRRECLLNIPRHAGTSESGKKCTALELLEQEHTQGFIITFCSALDNILGGGVPLTKTTEICGTPGIGKTQLCMQLAVDVQIPECFGGVAGEAVFIDTEGSFMVDRVVDLATACIQHLHLIAGTHMGEEHQKALEDFTLENILSHIYYFRCHDYTELLAQVYLLPDFLSEHSKVRLVIVDGIAFPFRHDLDDLSLRTRLLNGLAQQMISLANNHRLAVILTNQMTTKFDRNQASLVPALGESWGHAATIRLIFHWDRKQRLATLYKSPSQKESTVLFQITVSII